From a region of the Butyrivibrio sp. AE3004 genome:
- a CDS encoding glycosyltransferase: protein MKVAIVHDWLPFMGGAENVIINMHEAFPEAPIYTSICNRMNMSKTLREADIRTTHLQKTTKKQLDHRKLFPFMPTAMESIDLNKYDVVISSSTSVGKSVITGPDTLHICYCNTPMRYAWEQRGNYIGPLTGKGSFRNKMISYFMTFMRVWDFATAARVDVFVANSVNVARRIHKHYRRDAYVIHCPVRMKMFHTSIEDGGYFLCVSRLQEYKGIELAVKACTREKLPLYVIGTGPMRKELEAMAGPTVKFLGFVPDEELLEYYAKCKALIFPGVEDFGITPLEAQASGRPVIALGKGGILETVIENETGIFFDEPTPESLIDALHRFEKMSFDKEKLRSHAMEFDESVFKERLKRFVEEQYKLFKTRQLSGVTIYK from the coding sequence ATGAAAGTAGCGATTGTACACGACTGGCTTCCCTTTATGGGAGGTGCCGAAAATGTAATTATAAATATGCATGAAGCTTTTCCTGAAGCTCCGATTTACACATCGATATGTAACAGGATGAACATGTCGAAGACTCTAAGAGAAGCTGATATCAGAACCACGCATTTGCAAAAGACCACAAAAAAGCAGCTTGATCACAGAAAGCTTTTTCCGTTTATGCCTACGGCAATGGAGAGCATTGACCTAAATAAATATGATGTCGTTATAAGCAGCAGTACAAGTGTTGGGAAAAGTGTAATTACAGGACCTGATACTCTTCATATCTGTTACTGCAATACACCCATGAGATATGCATGGGAGCAGAGGGGAAACTATATAGGTCCACTTACGGGAAAAGGCTCTTTTCGGAACAAGATGATATCCTATTTTATGACCTTTATGAGAGTGTGGGACTTTGCAACTGCGGCCAGGGTCGATGTTTTTGTTGCCAATTCGGTAAATGTTGCAAGAAGAATCCATAAGCATTACAGGCGGGATGCCTATGTGATCCACTGTCCGGTCCGTATGAAAATGTTTCATACTTCGATTGAGGATGGGGGATACTTCCTCTGCGTATCGAGGCTTCAGGAGTATAAGGGAATAGAGCTTGCCGTTAAGGCATGTACCAGGGAAAAGCTTCCGTTATACGTTATAGGAACGGGACCTATGAGAAAAGAGCTTGAAGCAATGGCGGGCCCTACTGTAAAGTTTCTTGGTTTTGTGCCGGATGAAGAGCTGTTGGAGTACTATGCCAAATGCAAGGCTCTGATATTTCCGGGAGTTGAGGATTTTGGTATAACGCCGCTTGAAGCACAGGCGAGCGGAAGACCGGTTATCGCACTCGGAAAAGGTGGAATTCTGGAGACGGTCATTGAAAATGAAACGGGAATATTTTTTGATGAACCGACGCCGGAATCACTTATTGATGCACTTCATAGATTTGAAAAAATGAGTTTTGATAAGGAAAAGCTGCGCTCACATGCAATGGAATTTGATGAGAGTGTATTTAAGGAAAGGCTAAAACGGTTTGTAGAAGAACAGTATAAACTGTTTAAGACCAGACAGCTTTCTGGAGTTACGATTTATAAATGA
- a CDS encoding glycosyltransferase family 4 protein gives MVIKLRKVGDEKTNKNGVDKKHPVIINGKIFTQKITGVQRYGIELIKQIDRIVNPGEVILALPNKNLNILPELSNIKTVVVGKRTGNKWTQIDLPLFALKKGGRILTFAGIAPIIKPDYLVAHDISFIRYPRSYGKRFRRSYRLGYYLTLPRCKKIITVSEFSKRELMSYYKLDESRITVVSNSANHICKEECSTEYSLEKWGISEGERFCLSVGTKGLHKNQIYIRKLANKYPDMKFVIAGGKNRSVLNENESGDKEDFGILRDLCGASAVPNLIQTGYVTEEELRALYQKAYAFIFPSLYEGFGIPPMEAIMSGVKRIAVSDIPVMREIYSKGCYFFNPTDIASFDMEALEKSAEGYKENEIRDYYRKEYSWEKSAQHLLEEIR, from the coding sequence ATGGTTATTAAACTAAGAAAAGTGGGGGATGAAAAAACAAATAAAAATGGGGTGGATAAAAAGCATCCAGTAATAATTAATGGAAAAATTTTTACTCAGAAAATTACCGGAGTTCAGCGGTATGGAATAGAACTGATCAAACAGATAGACAGGATCGTAAATCCCGGCGAGGTAATTCTTGCCCTGCCAAATAAGAACTTAAATATTCTGCCTGAACTTAGCAATATTAAAACAGTGGTAGTCGGAAAGAGGACAGGGAATAAATGGACCCAGATAGATCTGCCATTATTTGCATTAAAAAAAGGTGGAAGAATTCTGACGTTTGCGGGGATAGCACCCATAATAAAGCCCGATTACCTTGTTGCGCATGATATATCATTCATTAGATATCCAAGGTCATACGGGAAAAGGTTTAGGCGTTCATACAGACTAGGATATTATCTGACGCTGCCAAGATGTAAAAAAATAATCACTGTATCGGAATTTAGTAAGCGCGAGCTTATGAGTTATTATAAGCTTGATGAGAGCAGGATTACGGTAGTTTCAAATTCTGCAAATCATATTTGTAAAGAAGAATGCAGCACTGAATATAGTCTTGAAAAATGGGGAATAAGTGAGGGTGAAAGATTTTGCCTCAGTGTTGGAACAAAAGGCCTTCACAAGAATCAGATTTACATCAGAAAATTGGCCAATAAATATCCCGATATGAAATTTGTAATAGCGGGAGGAAAAAACAGGTCTGTTTTAAATGAAAATGAATCCGGGGACAAAGAGGATTTTGGAATTTTGAGAGATTTATGTGGCGCTTCAGCAGTCCCTAATCTTATTCAGACAGGTTATGTGACTGAGGAAGAACTACGTGCTTTGTACCAAAAAGCATATGCGTTTATTTTTCCTTCACTATATGAAGGCTTTGGCATACCACCAATGGAAGCAATAATGTCAGGAGTTAAGCGCATCGCTGTATCGGATATTCCGGTAATGCGTGAAATCTATTCAAAGGGATGTTATTTTTTTAATCCGACTGATATCGCTTCCTTTGATATGGAAGCACTAGAAAAAAGCGCAGAAGGTTATAAGGAAAACGAGATCAGAGATTACTATAGAAAAGAATACTCATGGGAGAAATCGGCACAACACCTTTTAGAAGAAATACGATGA
- a CDS encoding response regulator yields MPDRFVKNNYFIKIVYTIFLFGLFALMSCTYFVKDFLYIHAFGLNIDLTYVPFMLIGGLFGYFLSLNAYLFLFLIAVCLSSMDAYLLTPYMVITYVFSMFSQYRWFRTRGKTVSSLLYSYFICLFFEALNKDYMIKYDFEISHISALLRHVSVPIYSCLVGCLFFYLFFNYAPDILKAIFPLGYMYTREYVQNLLFQNSLKKTRLSIKITFIIIVEAMLLGFFSIAFIRILFPDLRHMMNDGIKEAQRVGDQMVFRYNNYGIAFTVKMFFMELSIAVPIASNINFFAKMRIGHPIGQLSDYMLKFTDTNEDNRTEFLQTIKESPINTHDEITDLYYSMMITFNEITGYIERMKEEQKLKEDLRIAEAASEAKSSFLSNMSHEIRTPINAVLGMNEMILRESAEPQTLEYAATIQSAGNTLLSLVNDILDFSKIEAGKMVILPVQYNLSSLINDLVNLIVRRANDKNLEFKINIDDNIPDLLFGDEIRIKQCVTNILTNAVKYTEQGHILLDISYEKIEESEIYSSSEGEGSISDSSTDFAGSIALTIKVSDTGIGIKEEDLQKLYSPFERIEEIRNRTIEGTGLGMSIVKKLLALMDTKLVVNSVYGEGSDFSFTVIQNVCSWEPIGDFEKRYKETLSSRTKYHESFTAPDAKILVVDDTSMNLTVIKGLLKNTLVQIVTATSGRETLNLVRQEKYDLIFLDHRMPEMDGVETLEAMQTLEGNINSDTMCIALTANAVAGAREFYLDAGFKDYLSKPIDAARLENMLKEYLPSDKVILSEDTVKNSDNNASSQDDSHIVSSPTVNDIRSKYDNSLIDIEVAIKNCGSEELANEVIEDFKTNLPGKTEAIRQYEASDDIKNFTIQVHSLKSSARIVGAGKLSKLAEDLELMGNKYIESDSEEESALQEIHIKSQELLLMLNDYLDYFALNNQQNSNLENPVTSHEDNSSKPEISADELESAFRDMKELMEAFDYDNAAGIYSMLSDYRIPDELNEKYKLVGKYISLVDREMLLEIL; encoded by the coding sequence ATGCCGGACAGATTCGTAAAAAATAATTATTTTATCAAAATCGTATATACTATCTTTTTATTCGGTCTTTTTGCTCTGATGTCATGTACCTATTTTGTCAAAGACTTCCTTTATATTCATGCTTTTGGTTTGAACATTGATCTGACTTATGTTCCATTCATGCTAATAGGTGGGCTTTTCGGATATTTTCTTTCTCTTAATGCTTACCTCTTCCTTTTTTTAATAGCAGTCTGTCTAAGTAGCATGGATGCTTATCTGCTTACGCCATACATGGTCATCACCTATGTCTTTTCCATGTTCTCACAATACCGCTGGTTCAGAACCCGCGGTAAAACAGTCAGTTCATTACTATACAGCTATTTTATATGTTTGTTTTTCGAAGCACTGAATAAAGATTACATGATAAAATATGATTTTGAAATCAGCCATATCAGTGCTCTCCTTAGACATGTATCAGTACCGATTTATTCATGTCTTGTAGGGTGCCTCTTTTTTTATCTGTTTTTTAATTATGCCCCGGATATCCTAAAGGCGATTTTTCCTCTTGGTTATATGTATACTCGTGAATATGTCCAAAATCTGCTTTTCCAGAATTCTTTGAAAAAAACTAGGCTCAGTATAAAAATCACCTTTATCATTATCGTTGAAGCTATGCTTCTCGGTTTTTTTTCTATAGCCTTTATCCGTATTCTGTTCCCAGACCTCAGACACATGATGAACGATGGGATAAAAGAAGCTCAGCGTGTCGGAGATCAGATGGTTTTCAGATATAACAATTACGGTATCGCTTTCACCGTAAAAATGTTTTTCATGGAGCTTAGTATTGCTGTCCCTATTGCTTCAAATATTAATTTTTTTGCCAAAATGAGGATTGGCCACCCAATCGGTCAGTTATCCGATTATATGCTGAAATTTACCGACACGAACGAAGACAACCGTACAGAATTTCTGCAAACCATAAAAGAAAGTCCAATAAATACTCATGATGAAATTACAGACCTTTACTATTCAATGATGATCACCTTTAACGAAATAACCGGCTACATTGAGCGAATGAAGGAGGAACAAAAGCTAAAAGAAGATCTTCGCATAGCAGAAGCCGCAAGCGAAGCAAAATCCTCCTTCCTCTCAAATATGTCACATGAGATAAGAACTCCTATAAATGCTGTCCTTGGAATGAACGAAATGATTCTTCGCGAAAGTGCAGAACCTCAGACTCTTGAATATGCAGCAACCATTCAGAGTGCGGGAAACACTCTTCTTTCTCTTGTTAACGACATTCTGGACTTTTCCAAAATCGAAGCAGGTAAAATGGTAATCCTGCCTGTTCAGTATAATCTGAGCTCACTTATCAACGATCTTGTAAACCTTATCGTAAGAAGAGCAAATGATAAGAACCTTGAATTTAAGATAAATATTGATGACAACATTCCTGACCTCTTATTTGGTGACGAGATCAGAATAAAGCAGTGCGTCACAAACATACTGACAAACGCTGTCAAATACACCGAGCAGGGACACATCCTTCTTGATATCTCCTATGAAAAAATCGAAGAATCAGAAATATATTCTTCCTCAGAAGGCGAAGGAAGTATATCCGACAGCAGTACCGACTTTGCCGGGAGCATTGCTCTTACCATCAAAGTTTCAGATACAGGAATTGGTATAAAAGAAGAAGATCTCCAAAAGCTCTATTCTCCATTTGAAAGAATTGAAGAGATCAGAAACCGCACCATTGAGGGCACCGGTCTTGGAATGAGTATTGTCAAAAAGCTCCTGGCTCTCATGGATACTAAACTTGTTGTAAACAGCGTATACGGAGAAGGTTCTGACTTTTCCTTTACAGTCATACAAAATGTCTGCAGCTGGGAACCAATCGGTGATTTTGAAAAAAGATATAAGGAGACCCTTTCTTCCAGAACAAAATACCATGAAAGCTTTACCGCCCCTGACGCCAAAATCCTTGTGGTCGATGATACCAGCATGAACCTTACTGTTATAAAAGGGCTTTTAAAAAATACTTTGGTTCAAATCGTTACGGCAACAAGCGGTCGAGAGACTTTGAATCTGGTCAGACAGGAAAAGTATGATCTTATCTTCTTAGACCACAGAATGCCAGAGATGGATGGAGTTGAAACACTAGAGGCAATGCAGACGCTTGAAGGTAACATCAATTCTGACACCATGTGCATTGCACTTACGGCAAATGCAGTCGCAGGAGCAAGAGAGTTCTACCTTGATGCGGGCTTTAAGGATTATCTCTCCAAACCCATTGATGCTGCAAGGCTTGAAAACATGCTAAAAGAGTATCTGCCTTCTGACAAAGTAATACTTTCTGAAGACACTGTAAAAAATTCAGATAACAATGCTTCTTCACAAGATGATAGCCATATAGTTTCATCTCCTACCGTCAATGATATAAGGTCAAAATATGATAATAGCTTGATAGACATAGAAGTTGCGATAAAAAATTGTGGCTCTGAAGAACTTGCTAACGAAGTTATCGAAGATTTTAAGACCAATCTTCCGGGTAAAACCGAAGCCATAAGACAATATGAAGCGTCAGATGATATTAAAAATTTCACCATTCAGGTTCATTCGCTTAAAAGCTCCGCAAGGATTGTAGGTGCAGGTAAGCTCTCCAAACTTGCAGAAGATCTTGAGCTAATGGGAAATAAATACATTGAATCAGACAGCGAAGAAGAATCTGCTCTGCAGGAAATACACATAAAGTCGCAGGAACTACTCTTAATGCTTAATGATTATCTTGATTACTTTGCCCTGAATAATCAGCAAAATAGTAACTTGGAAAATCCTGTAACCTCACATGAAGACAATTCTTCCAAACCTGAAATATCCGCTGATGAACTTGAGTCAGCCTTCAGAGATATGAAAGAGCTGATGGAGGCTTTTGATTATGACAATGCTGCCGGAATCTATAGCATGCTATCGGATTACCGGATTCCTGATGAACTAAATGAAAAATACAAACTTGTAGGGAAATATATATCTCTCGTTGATCGGGAAATGCTCCTTGAAATACTGTGA
- a CDS encoding aldo/keto reductase family protein, with the protein METVLLNNHMEIPIQGIGTKGLDDPDICEQVVLHSVMAGNRLIDTSPTFHNQDSIGLAISEMPISRSELFITSKIYPFCYKNNRVKRNIERSLKKLRTDYLDMVLIETPIVNGWQGAWKQLEGAVEEGLVKSIGVCNFLTRRSIDELCSLANIRPVVDQVECHPFLQQKHIQKKLNEENIQLEARYPLGRGNPLLLNNDVLMNIATSHHTTVQQIILKWHYQMGHISVVKSTNPDHIQRNLHIDHFSLTPADMLQIEALDASRKFYRAPEILQKLGYSLVR; encoded by the coding sequence ATGGAAACAGTTCTTTTAAATAACCATATGGAAATACCTATTCAGGGTATAGGTACAAAAGGATTGGACGATCCTGATATATGTGAACAGGTTGTGCTCCATTCTGTCATGGCAGGAAACAGACTTATTGATACCTCTCCTACCTTTCACAATCAGGATTCCATAGGACTTGCCATTTCAGAGATGCCGATTTCCAGATCTGAATTATTTATCACGTCCAAAATTTATCCCTTCTGCTATAAAAACAATAGGGTAAAAAGAAATATAGAACGTTCCTTAAAAAAATTAAGAACAGATTACCTTGATATGGTATTAATTGAAACTCCTATCGTTAATGGATGGCAGGGAGCCTGGAAGCAGCTGGAGGGCGCAGTTGAAGAAGGGCTTGTTAAATCCATAGGTGTCTGTAATTTCCTCACACGCAGATCAATAGATGAACTATGTAGTTTGGCGAACATAAGGCCTGTCGTTGATCAGGTTGAATGTCATCCGTTTTTACAACAAAAACATATACAAAAAAAGCTGAATGAAGAGAACATTCAGCTTGAAGCACGTTATCCGCTCGGACGCGGAAACCCGTTATTATTAAATAATGATGTACTAATGAATATCGCAACCTCGCATCACACTACAGTTCAGCAGATTATTCTTAAGTGGCATTATCAGATGGGTCATATTTCAGTAGTAAAATCAACCAACCCTGACCATATTCAGAGAAACCTGCATATCGATCACTTCAGTCTTACGCCCGCCGATATGTTGCAGATCGAAGCCTTAGATGCGAGTCGGAAGTTCTATCGGGCTCCTGAGATTCTACAGAAACTGGGATATTCCTTAGTTCGTTAG
- a CDS encoding ABC transporter substrate-binding protein gives MRFGKRLQTLCIVPMLLSAALSISGCHGSREAHGFEIPESFDESRKYEITFWAKNDTNKTQTNIYEKAIADFEKLYPNIDVTIRLYTDYGKIYNDVITNISTNTTPNVCITYPDHIATYLTGQDTVVPLDDLFKDERYGLGGSEVKFDGPKEDEIIPQFLSECKIGENHYAVPYMRSTEACYVNKDYVEKLGFEMPKVLTWDFVWKVSEAAAKKNEDGTFKLNGQKVLIPFIYKSTDNMMIQMLKQQGADYSDSLGNIKLFNDTTKGNLETIARHAKSGAFSTFKISGYPANFLNAGQCIFAVDSTAGSTWMGTNAPLCDIAKDKIVDFETVVYPVPQIVSTDSSLKYEDDSDYKLSGNEKFAMISQGPSLCVFNKDDPQEVLASWLFAQYMLTNDVQIAYAQTEGYVPVTSKAQDSEKYQNYLAKAGEDNKTYYDIKIKATRLLLENQQYTFTTDVFNGSASLRDAAGQLIENVTKAVRRKTEIDDAYIDKLYEDTSSLYHLDQSSMVAAGKAELGELPIESRRLIEILIGVWGLIGFYLIRKFYRLHKSKL, from the coding sequence ATGAGATTTGGAAAAAGACTACAGACTTTATGTATTGTTCCCATGCTCCTTTCGGCAGCTCTTTCAATAAGCGGCTGTCATGGAAGCAGAGAAGCCCATGGCTTTGAAATACCGGAAAGCTTTGACGAATCAAGAAAATATGAGATTACTTTCTGGGCAAAAAATGATACCAACAAGACTCAGACAAATATATACGAAAAAGCGATTGCTGATTTTGAAAAACTATATCCTAATATAGATGTAACTATCAGATTATATACGGATTATGGCAAAATATACAATGACGTAATCACGAACATATCAACAAACACCACACCCAATGTGTGCATAACATATCCTGATCATATAGCAACCTATCTGACAGGACAGGATACAGTTGTGCCTCTTGATGATCTCTTTAAAGATGAAAGGTACGGACTTGGGGGAAGTGAGGTTAAATTCGATGGACCTAAGGAGGATGAGATAATTCCTCAGTTTCTATCTGAGTGTAAGATTGGAGAAAACCATTATGCTGTACCTTATATGCGCTCAACAGAGGCTTGCTATGTGAATAAGGACTATGTCGAGAAACTGGGCTTTGAAATGCCAAAGGTACTGACCTGGGATTTTGTGTGGAAAGTTTCCGAAGCTGCAGCTAAGAAAAATGAGGATGGAACCTTTAAACTAAACGGGCAGAAAGTACTTATACCCTTTATCTATAAGTCAACCGACAATATGATGATACAAATGTTGAAGCAGCAAGGCGCAGACTATTCCGATTCGCTTGGAAATATTAAGCTTTTTAATGATACTACAAAAGGAAACTTAGAAACTATCGCACGTCATGCAAAGAGCGGAGCATTTTCGACATTTAAGATTTCAGGTTACCCGGCCAATTTCTTAAACGCAGGACAGTGTATTTTTGCGGTTGATTCTACGGCAGGATCTACATGGATGGGCACAAATGCCCCACTTTGTGATATTGCTAAGGATAAAATAGTAGATTTTGAAACTGTTGTATATCCTGTTCCGCAGATTGTGTCTACTGACAGCAGCTTGAAATATGAGGATGATTCAGACTATAAGCTGAGCGGTAATGAGAAGTTTGCCATGATTTCGCAGGGACCTTCACTTTGCGTTTTTAATAAGGATGATCCTCAGGAGGTGCTTGCATCCTGGCTGTTTGCACAATACATGCTGACAAATGATGTCCAGATAGCTTATGCACAAACGGAAGGGTATGTACCTGTGACCTCGAAGGCACAGGATTCTGAGAAATACCAGAATTATCTTGCAAAAGCGGGTGAAGATAATAAAACCTATTATGATATTAAGATAAAGGCTACAAGACTCCTGCTTGAAAACCAGCAGTATACATTTACCACAGATGTTTTTAACGGTTCTGCTTCACTCAGAGATGCTGCAGGGCAGCTTATAGAGAATGTAACTAAGGCTGTGCGCAGAAAAACCGAGATTGATGATGCTTATATAGATAAGCTTTATGAGGATACGAGCAGCTTGTATCATCTTGATCAAAGCAGTATGGTTGCTGCAGGTAAGGCAGAACTTGGAGAGCTTCCCATAGAATCCAGAAGGCTCATAGAAATACTTATCGGTGTATGGGGGCTTATCGGATTTTATTTAATAAGAAAATTTTATAGATTGCATAAATCCAAATTGTGA
- a CDS encoding glycosyltransferase family 4 protein, with protein MKVCFIVQRYGLNINGGAELLTRQLAEQINKIEDFEVSVITTKAEDYNTWENVYENDVEDINGITVYRFPVEHPRRIRKFLRLNEMVVYGDSKLQTQENWLVEQGPFSPKLIEFIRKNKKETDVFIFCTYLYYPTVAGIREVAEKSILIPFAHDEPYLRMEIFEKLFSSPAAFVFQTDEEKALIRGIYNNYDIPSCMGGAGVEIPDKIDHEYIKKKYGLGKYIIYAGRIDVGKNCDRLIEDFIRYCDETDSDITLLMIGKKLIDIPEHRNIKCLGFVSDEEKFNAIAGAEFLVLPSKYESLSIVVLEAFSLCKSVLVNGDCPVLKGHCEKSGGGFYYRNYEEFKEYTDKLINEPGLNKSMGEHGKEYVNRRFNWDIIRGKLENMIRYVCDNKADR; from the coding sequence ATGAAAGTATGCTTCATAGTACAAAGATATGGTCTTAATATAAATGGCGGAGCAGAGCTTCTGACAAGACAGCTTGCAGAACAGATTAACAAAATTGAAGATTTTGAAGTAAGCGTTATAACCACTAAGGCAGAGGATTATAACACATGGGAAAATGTATATGAAAATGATGTTGAGGATATAAATGGCATAACTGTTTACAGATTTCCCGTGGAACATCCAAGGAGAATAAGGAAATTTCTAAGGCTTAATGAGATGGTGGTATATGGAGACAGCAAGTTGCAGACCCAGGAAAACTGGCTTGTTGAGCAGGGACCTTTTTCTCCGAAACTTATAGAGTTTATAAGAAAAAATAAGAAAGAAACAGACGTCTTTATTTTCTGCACTTATCTGTACTATCCTACTGTTGCAGGAATACGTGAAGTGGCAGAAAAATCGATTCTTATTCCGTTTGCTCATGATGAACCGTATTTGAGGATGGAAATATTTGAAAAACTGTTTTCATCTCCTGCTGCTTTTGTTTTTCAGACAGATGAGGAAAAAGCACTTATACGTGGCATATACAATAACTACGATATTCCATCCTGCATGGGTGGTGCAGGTGTTGAAATTCCTGATAAAATAGACCATGAATACATAAAGAAGAAATATGGGCTTGGAAAATACATAATTTATGCGGGAAGAATTGATGTCGGAAAAAACTGCGACAGACTTATAGAAGATTTTATAAGATATTGTGATGAAACAGATAGTGATATTACTCTTTTGATGATAGGAAAAAAGCTTATAGATATTCCCGAGCATAGGAACATAAAATGTCTTGGATTTGTAAGTGATGAGGAAAAGTTTAATGCCATTGCGGGGGCAGAGTTTCTGGTTCTTCCTTCGAAATATGAGAGTCTGTCCATAGTTGTACTTGAAGCCTTTTCGCTTTGTAAGAGCGTACTTGTAAATGGGGACTGTCCAGTTCTTAAGGGACACTGCGAGAAAAGCGGCGGAGGTTTTTATTACAGGAACTATGAAGAATTTAAGGAATATACGGACAAGCTTATAAACGAGCCCGGTTTAAACAAATCCATGGGAGAACATGGAAAAGAATATGTAAACAGGCGGTTTAACTGGGATATAATAAGAGGCAAGCTTGAAAATATGATCCGTTATGTTTGTGATAATAAGGCGGACAGGTAA
- a CDS encoding ABC transporter permease, translating to MESTTERIQEIYAYREMIFSQVHRNLRGRYKGSALGFLWTFLNPLFQLIVYTILFSVIMSNNIEQYSLFLFVTLIPWIFFATCMSEGCGCLRDAENMVRKIYFPREVIPISYVVSQFINMLLCFSIVFIALLVAGRLSNPFVLVYLPLIMMIEFSLALGLVFIFSAWAVYLRDVKYMLTIITMAWQFMTPVMYSVDMIPGKLVKLFYLNPMTSVIVAYRDILYYQQTPELDTLAIACVMGGGFLIVGWHLFNKLKRRFAEYL from the coding sequence ATGGAATCTACAACCGAACGAATACAGGAAATATACGCATATCGCGAGATGATTTTCAGCCAGGTGCACAGAAATCTTAGAGGAAGATACAAGGGATCTGCACTTGGTTTTTTATGGACTTTTTTAAATCCGCTTTTTCAGCTGATAGTATATACGATACTGTTTTCAGTTATCATGAGTAACAACATTGAGCAGTATTCACTTTTTTTATTTGTAACACTTATTCCCTGGATATTTTTTGCAACCTGTATGAGTGAGGGCTGTGGGTGTCTTAGGGATGCTGAAAACATGGTTAGAAAAATATACTTTCCACGGGAAGTAATACCGATTTCATATGTTGTCAGCCAGTTTATTAATATGCTTTTGTGCTTCAGCATTGTGTTTATAGCACTTCTTGTTGCGGGGAGACTGTCCAATCCTTTTGTGCTTGTGTACCTTCCTCTTATAATGATGATAGAATTTTCTCTTGCTCTCGGGCTAGTTTTTATATTCAGCGCATGGGCGGTCTACTTAAGGGATGTAAAATATATGCTGACCATAATTACCATGGCTTGGCAGTTTATGACACCGGTGATGTATTCCGTGGATATGATCCCGGGAAAACTGGTAAAGCTTTTTTATTTAAATCCGATGACCTCAGTTATAGTGGCGTACAGGGATATCCTATATTATCAGCAGACACCGGAGCTTGATACGCTGGCTATAGCATGTGTGATGGGAGGCGGCTTTTTGATAGTGGGATGGCACTTGTTCAATAAGTTAAAGCGCCGATTTGCGGAATATTTATAA
- a CDS encoding GDP-mannose 4,6-dehydratase — protein MKKVLIFGAEGFAGGYLADEFKEHGYTVYGSGLTDIKDTSNMDGTFHCDITDPDRVREIVSSVNATHIVNLAAVSNVGQSWKIPQTTVDVNVNGALNILEAVRENNYDTKILLIGSSEEYNSAEGPMDETRELGGSNPYGVSKVMLEKFSSIYRDYYGMKVYHVRAFNHTGIGQGENFIIPSWCSQAADISLSKKPGVMRVGNLDLSRDFCNIRDVVRAYRLIIESDDCHEIYNVGSGQAVPLRKILEYIISLSDQPITIETDPELIRPSENPVTWCDHGKITEKLGWEPQYTIFDTVREVFDYYANRENKSK, from the coding sequence ATGAAAAAGGTTTTAATCTTCGGCGCAGAGGGGTTTGCCGGAGGATATCTTGCTGATGAATTTAAGGAACACGGATATACAGTATACGGAAGCGGACTTACGGATATAAAAGATACTTCTAACATGGATGGGACTTTTCATTGTGACATTACTGATCCCGACAGGGTAAGGGAGATTGTCAGCAGTGTTAATGCCACACATATCGTTAATCTGGCAGCAGTAAGTAACGTAGGGCAGTCATGGAAGATTCCTCAAACAACAGTGGATGTTAATGTAAACGGAGCCTTGAACATACTGGAGGCTGTCCGTGAGAATAATTATGATACAAAAATACTCCTTATTGGTTCCAGTGAGGAATATAACAGCGCAGAAGGACCTATGGATGAGACCAGAGAGCTTGGAGGTTCCAATCCTTATGGTGTATCAAAGGTAATGCTTGAAAAGTTCTCATCAATTTATCGTGATTACTACGGTATGAAGGTATATCACGTAAGAGCATTTAATCATACAGGTATCGGACAGGGGGAGAATTTCATTATTCCTTCATGGTGCAGTCAGGCAGCAGATATTTCCCTCAGTAAAAAGCCCGGAGTAATGAGGGTTGGAAATTTAGATCTTAGCCGTGATTTTTGCAATATCAGAGATGTTGTACGGGCATATCGACTGATAATTGAAAGTGATGACTGTCATGAAATCTATAATGTCGGAAGCGGACAGGCGGTTCCTCTTAGGAAAATCCTTGAATATATTATAAGTCTTTCGGACCAGCCCATTACCATAGAGACTGACCCTGAACTGATACGTCCTTCGGAGAACCCGGTTACCTGGTGTGATCACGGCAAGATTACAGAAAAGCTGGGATGGGAGCCGCAGTACACCATTTTTGATACCGTCAGAGAAGTTTTCGACTACTATGCAAATAGAGAAAATAAATCTAAATGA